A single genomic interval of Numenius arquata chromosome 14, bNumArq3.hap1.1, whole genome shotgun sequence harbors:
- the LOC141471626 gene encoding acyl-coenzyme A synthetase ACSM4, mitochondrial-like isoform X2: protein MKLFKLQTLKSLWTLKPPNRTFRGHPRLFASDVYSQYESVRRGEQQIPKYFNFASDVLDKWSEIEKAGKRPSNPAFWWVSGKGEEVKWSFEELGFLSRKVANVLTKVCGLQKGDRIVVILPRIPEWWLVNVACMRAGIVLIPGISQLSAKDILYRLQASKATGIVTDDTLAPTVDSVASECQFLKTKLIVSKDDREGWLNFTDLYKNQSDDHSCVKTRIQDSMSIFFTSGTTGSPKMTEHSQGSLGFRPLLSERYWLDLTPSDVIWSTADTGWILATLASVFDPWVFGSCIFIHKLPQIKSAAILNTLCRFPIDALVGAPTLFRMLVQNDISNYKFMNLKHCMSGGEPLNPEVMEQWKSKTGLDIHEVYGQTETGIICSVFKGMKIKPGSMGKAAPLFDVQIVDKNANVLPPGQQGEIAVRSKPIRPLGLFSEYVDNPKKTAESERGDFYVTGDRGIMDEDGYFWFIGRDDDIIISSGYRIGPFEVESALIEHPAVAETAVVSSPDPLRGEVVKAFVVLSPTFSSTDLESLTCDLQEHVKKTTAPYKYPRKVEFVQELPKTVTGKIKRNELRNKEWGRM, encoded by the exons ATGAAGTTGTTTAAATTACAGACTCTAAAATCCTTGTGGACTCTGAAGCCTCCTAATAGGACTTTCCGTGGACACCCCAGGCTCTTTGCCTCTGATGTATATTCACAGTATGAGTCAGTCAGACGAGGCGAACAGCAAATACCAAAGTACTTCAACTTTGCAAGTGATGTACTGGACAAATGGTCTGAGATTGAAAAG GCTGGAAAGAGACCATCAAACCCTGCCTTTTGGTGGGTaagtggaaaaggagaagaagtGAAGTGGAGCTTTGAGGAGCTGGGGTTCCTGTCTCGGAAAGTGGCCAATGTGCTGACTAAAGTATGTGGACTGCAGAAGGGGGACAGAATTGTTGTGATTCTGCCACGAATCCCAGAATGGTGGCTGGTGAATGTGGCTTGCATGCGAGCAG GAATTGTCTTAATTCCAGGAATATCCCAGTTATCAGCCAAAGACATATTATATCGACTCCAGGCGTCAAAGGCCACGGGCATCGTTACCGATGACACACTGGCTCCTACTGTGGACTCAGTGGCATCTGAGTGTCAGTTTCTGAAAACCAAGCTAATCGTGTCCAAAGATGATAGGGAGGGATGGCTGAACTTCACTGACCTGTACAA AAACCAATCTGATGACCATTCCTGCGTCAAAACAAGAATTCAAGACTCAATGAGTATCTTCTTTACCAGTGGAACCACAGGTTCTCCAAAGATGACTGAACATTCCCAGGGTAGTCTTGGTTTCAGACCCCTTTTAAGTGAAAG GTACTGGTTGGATTTGACTCCCTCAGACGTGATATGGAGCACAGCTGACACCGGATGGATACTGGCTACACTGGCATCTGTTTTTGACCCCTGGGTTTTTGGATCATGCATCTTTATACATAAGCTGCCACAGATTAAATCAGCAGCCATCCTAAAT ACTCTCTGCAGATTCCCTATTGACGCGCTGGTTGGTGCTCCAACATTGTTCCGCATGCTGGTACAAAATGATATCTCCAA CTACAAATTCATGAACCTGAAGCACTGCATGAGTGGAGGGGAGCCACTCAACCCAGAAGTCATGGAGCAGTGGAAAAGCAAGACTGGGCTGGACATCCATGAAGTATACGGCCAGACTGAAACG GGAATAATCtgctctgtttttaaaggaatgaaGATTAAACCTGGATCAATGGGGAAGGCAGCTCCCCTTTTTGATGTTCAG ATCGTGGACAAAAATGCTAATGTTCTGCCTCCAGGGCAACAGGGGGAAATTGCTGTCAGAAGCAAACCTATAAGACCACTTGGTTTATTCTCTGAATATGTA GATAACCctaaaaaaacagcagaaagtgAACGTGGGGATTTTTATGTCACTGGAGACAGAGGGATTATGGATGAAGATGGATATTTTTGGTTTATTGGAAGAGACGATGACATCATCATTTCTTCAGG ATATCGCATTGGGCCATTTGAAGTAGAGAGTGCCCTGATAGAGCACCCAGCAGTAGCAGAAACAGCTGTTGTCAGCAGCCCAGATCCCCTCAGAGGAGAG GTTGTGAAAGCATTTGTGGTCCTGTCCCCCACTTTTTCATCCACTGACTTGGAGAGCTTAACCTGTGACTTGCAGGAACATGTCAAGAAAACTACTGCTCCATATAAATACCCTAGAAAG GTGGAATTTGTCCAAGAGCTGCCAAAGACAGTCACTGGGAAGATCAAGAGGAACGAATTAAGAAACAAAGAGTGGGGACGGATGTAG
- the LOC141471626 gene encoding acyl-coenzyme A synthetase ACSM4, mitochondrial-like isoform X1, whose translation MKLFKLQTLKSLWTLKPPNRTFRGHPRLFASDVYSQYESVRRGEQQIPKYFNFASDVLDKWSEIEKAGKRPSNPAFWWVSGKGEEVKWSFEELGFLSRKVANVLTKVCGLQKGDRIVVILPRIPEWWLVNVACMRAGIVLIPGISQLSAKDILYRLQASKATGIVTDDTLAPTVDSVASECQFLKTKLIVSKDDREGWLNFTDLYKNQSDDHSCVKTRIQDSMSIFFTSGTTGSPKMTEHSQGSLGFRPLLSERYERYWLDLTPSDVIWSTADTGWILATLASVFDPWVFGSCIFIHKLPQIKSAAILNTLCRFPIDALVGAPTLFRMLVQNDISNYKFMNLKHCMSGGEPLNPEVMEQWKSKTGLDIHEVYGQTETGIICSVFKGMKIKPGSMGKAAPLFDVQIVDKNANVLPPGQQGEIAVRSKPIRPLGLFSEYVDNPKKTAESERGDFYVTGDRGIMDEDGYFWFIGRDDDIIISSGYRIGPFEVESALIEHPAVAETAVVSSPDPLRGEVVKAFVVLSPTFSSTDLESLTCDLQEHVKKTTAPYKYPRKVEFVQELPKTVTGKIKRNELRNKEWGRM comes from the exons ATGAAGTTGTTTAAATTACAGACTCTAAAATCCTTGTGGACTCTGAAGCCTCCTAATAGGACTTTCCGTGGACACCCCAGGCTCTTTGCCTCTGATGTATATTCACAGTATGAGTCAGTCAGACGAGGCGAACAGCAAATACCAAAGTACTTCAACTTTGCAAGTGATGTACTGGACAAATGGTCTGAGATTGAAAAG GCTGGAAAGAGACCATCAAACCCTGCCTTTTGGTGGGTaagtggaaaaggagaagaagtGAAGTGGAGCTTTGAGGAGCTGGGGTTCCTGTCTCGGAAAGTGGCCAATGTGCTGACTAAAGTATGTGGACTGCAGAAGGGGGACAGAATTGTTGTGATTCTGCCACGAATCCCAGAATGGTGGCTGGTGAATGTGGCTTGCATGCGAGCAG GAATTGTCTTAATTCCAGGAATATCCCAGTTATCAGCCAAAGACATATTATATCGACTCCAGGCGTCAAAGGCCACGGGCATCGTTACCGATGACACACTGGCTCCTACTGTGGACTCAGTGGCATCTGAGTGTCAGTTTCTGAAAACCAAGCTAATCGTGTCCAAAGATGATAGGGAGGGATGGCTGAACTTCACTGACCTGTACAA AAACCAATCTGATGACCATTCCTGCGTCAAAACAAGAATTCAAGACTCAATGAGTATCTTCTTTACCAGTGGAACCACAGGTTCTCCAAAGATGACTGAACATTCCCAGGGTAGTCTTGGTTTCAGACCCCTTTTAAGTGAAAGGTATGAAAG GTACTGGTTGGATTTGACTCCCTCAGACGTGATATGGAGCACAGCTGACACCGGATGGATACTGGCTACACTGGCATCTGTTTTTGACCCCTGGGTTTTTGGATCATGCATCTTTATACATAAGCTGCCACAGATTAAATCAGCAGCCATCCTAAAT ACTCTCTGCAGATTCCCTATTGACGCGCTGGTTGGTGCTCCAACATTGTTCCGCATGCTGGTACAAAATGATATCTCCAA CTACAAATTCATGAACCTGAAGCACTGCATGAGTGGAGGGGAGCCACTCAACCCAGAAGTCATGGAGCAGTGGAAAAGCAAGACTGGGCTGGACATCCATGAAGTATACGGCCAGACTGAAACG GGAATAATCtgctctgtttttaaaggaatgaaGATTAAACCTGGATCAATGGGGAAGGCAGCTCCCCTTTTTGATGTTCAG ATCGTGGACAAAAATGCTAATGTTCTGCCTCCAGGGCAACAGGGGGAAATTGCTGTCAGAAGCAAACCTATAAGACCACTTGGTTTATTCTCTGAATATGTA GATAACCctaaaaaaacagcagaaagtgAACGTGGGGATTTTTATGTCACTGGAGACAGAGGGATTATGGATGAAGATGGATATTTTTGGTTTATTGGAAGAGACGATGACATCATCATTTCTTCAGG ATATCGCATTGGGCCATTTGAAGTAGAGAGTGCCCTGATAGAGCACCCAGCAGTAGCAGAAACAGCTGTTGTCAGCAGCCCAGATCCCCTCAGAGGAGAG GTTGTGAAAGCATTTGTGGTCCTGTCCCCCACTTTTTCATCCACTGACTTGGAGAGCTTAACCTGTGACTTGCAGGAACATGTCAAGAAAACTACTGCTCCATATAAATACCCTAGAAAG GTGGAATTTGTCCAAGAGCTGCCAAAGACAGTCACTGGGAAGATCAAGAGGAACGAATTAAGAAACAAAGAGTGGGGACGGATGTAG